A region of Canis lupus familiaris isolate Mischka breed German Shepherd chromosome 38, alternate assembly UU_Cfam_GSD_1.0, whole genome shotgun sequence DNA encodes the following proteins:
- the NECTIN4 gene encoding nectin-4 precursor, translating into MPLSLGAEMWGPEVLLLLLLLASFTGRCRPGELETSDLVTVVLGQDAKLPCFYRGDPGEQVGQVAWARVDAGEGARELALLHSKYGLHVSAAYEGRVEQPPPPRSPLDGAVLLRNAVQADEGEYECRVSTFPAGSFQARLRLRVLVPPLPSLNPGPALEEGQGLTLAASCTAEGSPAPSVTWDTEVKGTASSRSFKHSRSAAVTSEFHLVPSRSMNGQPLTCVVSHPGLLQDQRITHVLQVAFLAEASVRGLEDQKLWQVGREGATLKCLSEGHPPPSYNWTRLDGPLPSGVRVQGDTLGFPPLTAEHSGTYVCHVSNELSSRDSQVTVDVLDPEEAPGKQVDLVSASVVVVGVIAALLFCLLVVVVVLMSRYHRRKAQQMTQKYEEELTLTRENSIRRLHSHHSDPRSQPEESVGLRAEGHPDSLKDNSSCSVMSEEPEGRSYSTLTTVREIETQTELLSPGSGRAEDEEDRDEGIKQAMNHFVQENGTLRAKPTGNGIYINGRGHLV; encoded by the exons GCCGGTGCCGGCCGGGTGAGCTGGAGACCTCGGACCTGGTGACCGTGGTGCTGGGCCAGGACGCCAAGCTGCCCTGCTTCTACCGAGGAGACCCCGGCgagcaggtggggcaggtggcGTGGGCTCGCGTGGACGCGGGCGAGGGCGCCCGGGAGCTGGCGCTGCTGCACTCCAAGTACGGGCTGCACGTGAGCGCGGCCTACGAGGGCCGCGTGGAGCAGCCGCCGCCACCACGGAGCCCCCTGGACGGCGCCGTGCTCCTGCGCAACGCGGTGCAGGCCGACGAGGGCGAGTACGAGTGCCGCGTCAGCACCTTCCCCGCCGGCAGCTTCCAGGCGCGGCTGCGGCTCCGCGTGCTGG tgccccccctgccctccctgaacCCCGGGCCAGCGCTTGAAGAGGGCCAGGGCCTGACGCTGGCAGCCTCCTGCacagcagagggcagcccagccCCCAGCGTGACCTGGGACACGGAGGTCAAGGGCACGGCGTCCAGCCGTTCCTTCAAGCACTCCCGCTCAGCGGCCGTCACTTCGGAGTTCCACCTGGTGCCCAGCCGCAGCATGAACGGGCAGCCGCTCACCTGCGTGGTGTCCCACCCTGGCCTGCTCCAGGACCAGAGGATCACCCACGTCCTCCAGGTGGCCT TCCTCGCTGAGGCCTCCGTGAGGGGCCTTGAAGACCAAAAGCTGTGGCAGGTTGGCAGAGAAGGCGCTACACTCAAGTGCCTGAGCGAGGGGCACCCCCCTCCCTCGTACAACTGGACACG GTTGGACGGGCCCCTGCCCAGCGGCGTCCGTGTGCAGGGGGACACGCTGGGCTTTCCTCCGCTGACCGCCGAGCACAGCGGCACCTACGTCTGCCACGTCAGCAATGAGCTGTCCTCCAGGGACTCCCAGGTCACGGTGGACGTCCTCG ACCCAGAGGAGGCCCCGGGGAAGCAGGTGGACCTGGTGTCGGCGtccgtggtggtggtgggggtgatcGCCGCGCTCCTGTTCTGcctcctggtggtggtggtggtgctcaTGTCCCGGTACCATCGGCGCAAGGCTCAGCAGATGACCCAGAAATA CGAGGAGGAGCTGACCCTGACCAGGGAGAACTCCATCCGGAGGCTGCACTCCCACCACTCGGACCCCAGGAGCCAG CCGGAGGAGAGTGTAGGGCTGAGAGCCGAGGGCCACCCCGATAGTCTCAAGGACAACAGTAGCTGCTCTGTGATG AGTGAAGAGCCCGAGGGCCGCAGCTACTCCACGCTGACCACCGTGCGGGAGATTGAGACACAGACCGAACTGCTGTCCCCAGGCTCCGGGCGGGCAGAGGACGAGGAAGACCGGGATGAAGGCATCAAACAGGCCATGAACCATTTTGTTCAAGAGAACGGAACCCTGCGGGCCAAACCCACGGGCAACGGCATCTACATCAACGGGCGGGGGCATCTGGTCTGA